From the genome of Denticeps clupeoides chromosome 4, fDenClu1.1, whole genome shotgun sequence, one region includes:
- the LOC114787831 gene encoding uncharacterized protein LOC114787831, whose product MVPHCVYFGSGPANISNLTENATLMDSVKTIMHSGAFVVTGIFTFLILVTVKSTRELQRNTGYILLCQHCICITGFNAAATVMHSIRALHVPTVRLACWLLFDVQVVFARGLMVTLTLMSLKTCVSVCWPLRSPDLIHRSRHFIVFTAWLLVFFNPVVFTVLSCINTPWQKLKAQETPCSTALEGSAPRISGLAQLGVLMILIVASYVLIYLEGYRAGHFSQANSKGQRTILIHGLQMGLHVLPSLIIILRLRKSLAVEITNLIVFCVAQSASPIVYGLRCRDIWIQLPQFIRVLLPCHSITTTTDNTPHT is encoded by the coding sequence atggTTCCCCACTGTGTTTACTTTGGGTCAGGTCCAGCAAACATCTCCAACCTAACAGAAAATGCCACACTGATGGACTCTGTGAAGACAATTATGCACTCAGGAGCCTTCGTTGTCACAGGAATCTTTACCTTCTTGATTCTAGTCACTGTGAAAAGCACCCGGGAGCTGCAGAGGAATACTGGGTACATCCTCCTCTGCCAACACTGCATCTGCATCACTGGCTTCAATGCTGCTGCCACAGTGATGCACAGTATTCGTGCCCTCCATGTGCCCACTGTCCGCCTGGCCTGCTGGCTGCTCTTTGATGTGCAAGTGGTCTTTGCACGAGGCCTCATGGTAACCCTCACCCTGATGTCGCTGAAgacttgtgtgtctgtgtgctggcCTCTGCGCAGCCCCGACCTGATCCATCGCAGCCGACACTTCATCGTGTTTACCGCATGGCTCCTAGTGTTCTTCAACCCCGTGGTGTTCACTGTCCTCTCCTGTATCAACACACCATGGCAGAAGTTGAAGGCTCAGGAGACTCCTTGCTCGACAGCTCTGGAAGGCAGTGCCCCCCGGATCAGTGGGCTTGCACAGCTCGGTGTCCTCATGATCCTCATTGTGGCCAGCTATGTTCTTATCTACCTGGAGGGCTACCGTGCAGGACACTTCTCCCAGGCCAACTCAAAGGGGCAGCGTACAATCCTCATCCACGGGCTGCAGATGGGCCTGCATGTTTTACCCTCTCTGATTATCATTTTACGGCTTCGGAAAAGCTTGGCAGTGGAGATCACAAACTTGATTGTGTTTTGCGTTGCCCAGTCGGCGAGTCCCATTGTATATGGGCTGCGCTGCCGTGACATCTGGATTCAGTTGCCACAATTCATTCGTGTCTTGCTGCCATGCCACAGCATAACAACCACTACAGATAACACCCCTCATACttag